CTCGCAATGCCGCCGTCCGGCCGGTCGATGCCCGAGCTGGTGCCGCTGCCGCGCGGCTTGTGCGGTCCGTTGTGTCCACGGCCGCTGTCCCGCTTGCCGTTCGGCGAGGTGTTGCTGTCCGGGCCGGGCGCAGCCCCTTGCTCGCCGTCGCTGCTACCGACCGTGCCGGGGCTGGCGGTGGCCGGCGTCGCCGCGAACACGGCTCCACCACCGCAGAGCAAACCGCACGCGATCACCCAGCTAATCGCTGCGGCACCCATCGGCGAGCGGGTCACGACGTTCCTCGAGTTAGCGGCGCAGGTCGGCGCCGCGTCGGACGGTTCGGGATCATTGTGGCATATCCGCAGGTCGTGATAGGCCCCGTTGAGCCGGGCGATAGGGTTAGCTGACCCGATCGCGAGCGCGTCTCGCCGATCGCCGACGACCTACTCGGGAGGCATCAGGTATGGGCCTGTTCACCAAGCGCAAAAGCCGTGCGACGCGCCGCGCGGAGGCTCGTGCGATCAAGGCCCGCGCCAAGCTCGAGGCCAAGCTGTCGGCCCGCAACGAGGTCCGCCGCATCAAGGCCGCCGAGCGCTCCGAGAACAAGGTGCTCAAGGCGCAGCTGAAGGCCGCCCGTGACTCCGACCGGGCGGCGGTGAAAGTCGCCGAGGCGCAACTAAAGGCGGTCCGCGAGGGCAAACTTCTGTCGCCCACTCGGGTGCGGCGGGCGCTGACGGTGTCCCGGCTGCTCGCCCCGGTCATCGTCCCGGTGGCCTACCGCGCCGCGATCGCTGCCCGCGGCATCATCGATGAGCGGCGCGCCGACCGTCTCGGCGTCCCGCTGAGTCAGCTCGGGCAGTTCTCCGGTCAGGGCGGCCAGTTGTCGGCCCGCATCGCCGGCGCGGAGAACTCGCTGCGGATGGTTGCCGAGAAGAAGCCCAAGGACGCCGAGACCAAGCAGTTCGTCGCCGCGATGACCGAACGGCTCAACGCCCTGTCGGCGGCCATCCCGGCCGCCGAGAACATGCCGGGCCAACGCCGCCGCGATGCTCACGCCGCGATCGCCGAACAACTCGACGGAATCGACGCCGATCTGATGGCGCGCCTCGGCGTGCTGTGATGGCACTCCATCGGGTGGTGACCCGTGGGACGGCCCTGGCCGCGCTGCTGACCCTGAGCTCGTGGACAGTCGCGGCGACCGCCGGCGCGCACGTTCATGTCAACGCCGATCACGCCGTGCGTGACGACTACGCACTGGTGACCTTCCAGGTCCCCAACGAATCCGAAAAAGGCGTTCCGACAACAAAAATCACGATCACACTGCCCAACGTCTCATCGGCGAGCACCGATGTGATGGCAGGCTGGACCGCGACCCTGGACCGCGACCCGGCCAGCGGCGCCTATCGATCCGTGACGTTCACCGCGACGCCCAACGCGGGTATCGGCGTCAGTCAGTTCGAACTGTTT
This is a stretch of genomic DNA from Mycobacterium sp. ELW1. It encodes these proteins:
- a CDS encoding DUF6474 family protein, producing MGLFTKRKSRATRRAEARAIKARAKLEAKLSARNEVRRIKAAERSENKVLKAQLKAARDSDRAAVKVAEAQLKAVREGKLLSPTRVRRALTVSRLLAPVIVPVAYRAAIAARGIIDERRADRLGVPLSQLGQFSGQGGQLSARIAGAENSLRMVAEKKPKDAETKQFVAAMTERLNALSAAIPAAENMPGQRRRDAHAAIAEQLDGIDADLMARLGVL